DNA from Drosophila suzukii chromosome 2R, CBGP_Dsuzu_IsoJpt1.0, whole genome shotgun sequence:
AGTCCTCTTGTACCAACTTAGGGTGATGTCACGTCCAATGAAGCAGCCACAGGAACTGCAGTAGTGATTAACATCATGACGACCCTTCCAGCGAATGGGATTGCTACAGAATATGTGAAAAACCAATGGTTATATAGGTTTTGTATGAAGTTTCAGTCCCAATAAATCTAGATTTATATCGGATCTTAAATTTTGAAACAggtgtttttataaaaatgaatttccACTGATTGTATTAACTCGAAGCTAAATTAAATTGCTTCCATAAATATAATGGGTGTATTTCATATAAATATATCACATATAGGTGTTCCAATTTGTGTCTGGTAATTTTTCTGTTACTTATTGTGATATTGATGTGACCCAATCGTCACCTAAACGTACCAACAGAGGAGCACATTCAGCGAGCAGACAATCTTCTGTAGAACGGTTACCGCCTCCGATTTTACACGAGTAATCTGTAACTCCTGGCAAGCTGGACACTCCAACTCCTGGGGTTCAGTGGTCAGGTGACCCACATGCGGCACCTCCGAGATGTCCCCCTCGAAGGCACTGCCATCCAGACTCTCGGTGCTGGCCATATCGAAGCGACAGAGCAACTGACCCAAGAGCCAAGAACATTCGCATAATGTATCCGTATATGCATTCGTATCTACATCACAATCAAAAAACCTAAGAGCGAGCCAGAGAGTGGGAGAGATACATACTTTTTGGAGGCACCGCCTGAATGACGATCGAATAAAATCAAGTatcttattaaaaaatttgacaacAGCTGCCGGTTTATTTATAGATCATTTGCATTGACTTTAGAGAGCTAACTAAGTGGTAGTCCTAAGTGGGACGCCAGTGGAAGCCCAAGTGACCACCGCATCGGCTGCAGAAGACACGTTTCGACTTTAGACGACTCTGGAGACAGGAGTAGACGAAAGTCAGGGCGAAGATGGGAAAGCAGCTGGAAATGGGGATGGCAAAAGTTAATCCTTTGATATAGATGGTTTTCAGATTTCTTAAATATCCTACCAGGACAGAGCGGACAAAAGGCAACTGAGCTGGCCCAAGGCTCCCGTCATCTCCACTGTTTCCGTCTTGGAATTTTGGTGGCACAATGGACACCGCACCTGGTAGCTGCTGGGTCCAATGCTGAAGAATCGCACCTGAGGCTTGCCGGGACGATCCTCCAGCGTGACCGTGGTGGCCGCCGAATGGTTGTCCCCCCCATGGAGATCCACCTCCAGGTCCGCATCCAAGTCGTACCCCCGAGACATTGCGACTGGCCAGCGTTCTGTGCCTAACATTTTGGCAAATTCCCGAGCAgtgaaattttaaaacaaagaGATATACCTAACCAAAGAGATCTAATCTAAGAGAAACACTGGGAGATTAATGCAGAAATCAACAATTTTTTTGGCACTCGGCTACTCAGTCTCAGCGCTCATCACTCTCCGCAAGGTCAACAAAAAAGTGcttaaaaatattcaaaacaaataattaaatgcGAAGCACCCACTCCGAATTCCCTCTTCCCACGGCTATCCCCCCCATCTCATTGTCTTTTCCATGCCCCCAAGAGGTATCCACATTTGCCACAGATGACCTTGCAGTCGTTGGCGGAGCGTCTGGGGCAGCAGGGATAAATGGGCAGCAGGGCAAAGCAGCTGAAAATAATCAGAATAGAAAAAGAAATAAGTTTATTAATAATCCCaaatcaaatatattaaaaacgTGTATTTAAAAAACACTAATCCTGGAAAACTGTGATTATTTGAATTATATTTAGTACATCTTATTTGGGCACCTTTTGAATTGTTTGGATATTTAAAACTCTAAGCCTTGATACAAATTGTTTCAGGTGCCCAACAAATAggaatcaaaattaaatagtaaatttaaaatactaactaataaaatgaaaattccAAATGGGTGGTATTATTTTGGACTATTATCACTTATTATCACTTATATATTCAGTTCAACCaataactttttaatattAGTGTCTCTTTAGTGTTAAAATGAACATTCCAAATGGGTGGTATTATTTTGGACTATTATCACTTATTATCACTTATATAGTCAGTTCAACCaataactttttaatattAGTATCTCCTTAGTGTTAAAATTAGATATATTTGTATTAAgattattcattttattgCAACATCATTTTTTCCAATGAgacttataaaaaaaatatatttttcacaaATGCCCCTAAATTATTTAAGGTTAAATTCCATTTggttttaataattattaaattttgtaaaaattaaattattgaCAAATTCCTGTTTAAAGTAGGAAACTTATAATGGAACAGTCAGTGAGTgccttttaatttaaatgtctTTAAAGGCTAGCACTCACCACATGGTCAGGAGTCGCTCCAGCCGGACTCCCTGCTCGTGCAGTCTTTCGTGGCACTCCGGACAGTACATCTGTCGGAGGCAACTGATGTTGGTGGCCGCCGGTGGAGGTGGCGATACCTTCTCGGCCAGCTGCCCCGTGGAGTTGCTCTTCCGGCAGAAGTAGGTCTCAGGCTCAGAATCCTCCGCATAGCCGTAGGGATAACCTCTGTGAGGGGGAGTGGCCAGAAGCAATTGGTCCAGAGCCTGGGCTGATTTCTGTTTGACCTGGCCACAGTTGGGGTTCAGGTTTATCTCAACCAGATCCGCTGGGAACTCTTCGTCTTCGGGAGCTTGCAGATGGAACTTTAGCTGGCGACTCATGGTGTTGAACTGACTCGACTTGGGATTTCTATTTGCCTATAAATTGGGTTATTTTACAATTGAAACCATAAAAAACATAAGTCAAACAGTTAACGTTTGGCTTGAAGGGACGGGCAGGGGGATCTATTGGAGTTGAGAGGGGTGTTAGCCAAACCAGTTGTTCATCTGTTTTGTCAAGCCCCCGTATTTGCCTAACACTATTTTCATGGCTACGGTGTTAACGGCTGCACTTGAACGTAGCGCCAATGAAGGAAAGCTTCCGCAGAGTCTGGCGAGTGGGTGGCTAATAGAGCTTTTCCCATAAAAGtactttaaaataaagtttaCTTAACCCATTGAACACCTGAAAATACTGAttagaaacaaatttttttaaattaaattaaaactaattagttaaggatagtaatatattttgtaaatttttgtatgctctaaagaaaaaaacataataTTGTGTACCATATATTGAATGAGTTTTTAGTAAAACTACAATACAATAGGTAACCTATGTTTTAACATAAAGATATCAAActaaatttcttaaaaaaataaaaaaaaataaacctctttattaaaaatatttttcacttCCATTTCGTGATCTGGGGGTCTACTAGGAACTACCATAATCCTTCTTGGagcattttcaaaatattattttgaaagCTAGTGTAGTCTTTCTAAAGTTATTTTTGTCATCTACGGTTTTACTAATAGTACTACAGAAATCTTTTTTGAATACCGCCCGTCAATTTAGTTTACAGTTTGTGTATCAATTTGATACTATTCAAGTTTGAAATAGACACAAAAAGTATGACGACAAAGTAGTTCAAATTGGCACTACAATTGTATGATAACGGTGTCAAGATAACACAAATCTTGTAAAAGGTGAATAACATTATATTAAAGGCGTAAAAACAGGTGCATTATTTAAGATTTAAATGTAGGCTGGAGAAATGGAATGATGATTCTAAAACCGGTACAATATTATATCCGAACCGGTCACGCACTTGCTAATATGATTAAGTTGGAAAATTTAAGATGAGAGACATAGCCGTAAGCCTTTGCTTGTTTATATTCTCTCCCGACAATAAGTCTCTTAACCAAATACAcgtaatttattttttcatacAATCCAACTTGTTAAAGCGTTTAGAGCTTATTCATCACCTTCTTTTATATTGGATGTGTTATCAAACAAGTGACTCATCTGTCACCTATTAGAGGAGCATCGTTGTAGCTCACTAAATCAAGTGCACAATATAAAAAGATATCCGTTTATGAGTTCGACTGAAACCCCCTTTGAAGGGAAGCTATCACTACGTAGCGATAAGATAGCGATACCGAAAGTTaaggtattgccggagctccATTTTAAGTTCGGTCCTCAGTGCAGCACCAGCCAGCAAAGCGATCGGTTCAGTTTCAGTTCATTCGAAAATTTAGAGCCCCTACAGAAAAGTAAATTCATAATAATGGGCAGCAAACAGCCTCCGCCGTACAGTGAGCAGCAAGGATTCACACCCGCACAGACCTATCAACCCGGTGGACCCACCCAGCCACCACTGTATCCACCGATGCCAGGGCCACCGCAAGGCTCCACGGTGATTATCCAGACCACGACGACCTCCAACCTGGTGCCCATCGGCAGTGGGCCCACCCGCATCTGCTGCCCCTCCTGCCATGCCGAAGTCCTGACCACCGTAAAGGCCACTCCTTCGGGAAGGACACACTGCTGGGCCCTCATCCTGTGTCTATTCGTGTGAGTCCATTTGTAGACCGATCCAAGAACACTATTCTCCTGAAATTACCATAGCACCAGGGTTGTTGTCTTTATAAACAAGTCTTTAGCTAgattataaaatgtatttcaaaGTTTGAAATGAGAATATGTTTAAAGTTTAACTTATATTATGGCAGAAAAATAATGCTGGACATTATGAATCATATTTTGCTACAAAAATAGTATTGtaaatatgtacatatacCAGAAAATATCTAAAACATAAAGATATGTTTTAATATCTTCCAagcaaacatattttattatttgtttgcaTTGACAATGCTTTTTTACTGAAAAAAGGTACGCCCATGCAACAGTTGGGGCTCTTATCGCTTGGAAAGTACAATAAGTTGCTATAGGTATTGCGTGTGAGGCCTAGTATGTGTAGCGGCCATACGTGAAAACAATGTTATCTCAACTGGAACTGGAACTGAAGTTGAGTCAGATAATAAAGCTGCCTGCAATGGGGCTAAAAACAAGCAAACCGACTGAACTTGGGCTGTAGACGTCGTTTATAGTGTTTCAAAGGCCGATTCGTCTTAGGGCTCTAACTAATTGATTAATTCCTAGAACTTATCTAATCGATCTCTTCTAATCTTTACAGTTGCTGGCCCTGCGTCTGTCTTCCTTATTGCATGGATTCCTGCCAGAATGCCAACCACTACTGTCCCAACTGCAGTGCCTACATCGGCACCTACGAGAACTAATGTCTTTTTACGCATATCTACCTATAAAGAAACCTACAAATTAGCGCCATATTCCAACGAAACTTAACTGTAAATATACTTGTACGACCGTCACACATTAAACATGAGATTCAAACAGGAAAAGGGAAATCCGATAAGTTAATTTGGTTTGGTCTAATTACTCTGGAGGCTTAACCACTCGTGGGGGTACCCAACACTTCCTATATGCTAGAACAATATTAAACAAAACTGTAGGAAGTTCAATGTCACCACTTGATTTTTATCAGTTAGTGAAAGTATTACCTACAGGTACATatatgaaattaaaaagaacTTATG
Protein-coding regions in this window:
- the LOC108008789 gene encoding uncharacterized protein — translated: MSRQLKFHLQAPEDEEFPADLVEINLNPNCGQVKQKSAQALDQLLLATPPHRGYPYGYAEDSEPETYFCRKSNSTGQLAEKVSPPPPAATNISCLRQMYCPECHERLHEQGVRLERLLTMCCFALLPIYPCCPRRSANDCKVICGKCGYLLGAWKRQ
- the LOC108008692 gene encoding lipopolysaccharide-induced tumor necrosis factor-alpha factor homolog, with product MGSKQPPPYSEQQGFTPAQTYQPGGPTQPPLYPPMPGPPQGSTVIIQTTTTSNLVPIGSGPTRICCPSCHAEVLTTVKATPSGRTHCWALILCLFVCWPCVCLPYCMDSCQNANHYCPNCSAYIGTYEN
- the LOC108008790 gene encoding uncharacterized protein, whose product is MLGTERWPVAMSRGYDLDADLEVDLHGGDNHSAATTVTLEDRPGKPQVRFFSIGPSSYQVRCPLCHQNSKTETVEMTGALGQLSCLLSALSCCFPIFALTFVYSCLQSRLKSKRVFCSRCGGHLGFHWRPT
- the LOC108008917 gene encoding uncharacterized protein; amino-acid sequence: MASTESLDGSAFEGDISEVPHVGHLTTEPQELECPACQELQITRVKSEAVTVLQKIVCSLNVLLCCNPIRWKGRHDVNHYCSSCGCFIGRDITLSWYKRTLFRLQRGEVEDHGRWQRFNKVEKEELDEKKLGRQRHALESKRSHDNY